The Nocardia sp. NBC_00508 nucleotide sequence CGGCAACATCCCGACAGTCACTCCATCAATCGGTGCGCCCGCTCGAACAGCTCCAGCGTGATCGCGTGCAGGAAGTCGCCGACCTGCTTGGGCGCCTTGCCCGCGAACGCGCGGGCGTGCGTGCCCTCCAGGACGATGCCGAGCTTGAAGCAGGCCAGCACCGTGTACCACGGCATGGCCCGCAGATCCCGATCGGAGAACTGCCCGTAGTGCGCGATCATTTCCTCCGGGGTAGGCAGCCCGCCGACCGCGCCGAGCTTGCCGACCAGCGCCGCGATGGTGGTACCCGGCTCCGGCCGGGTGGCGATCTGCCAGCCGAGGTCGAGCAGCGGGTCGCCGATGGTGGACATCTCCCAGTCCACCATCGCCGCCACCTGCGGGCCGTCGAAGGAGAACATCATGTTCGCCAGATGGCAGTCGCCGTGCAGGATGCCGGGGGTCCACTGGGCGGGACGATTGCGATCGAGCCATTCGCCCACCGATTCCACCCCGGGAATCTCCGGGCCGGGATAGCCCTCGTTGGCCGAGTAGGACTCCAGTTCGCCCAGCCAGCGCGCCACCTGACGCTCCAGGAAGCCCTCCGGCTTGCCGTAATCCGTCAAGCCGAGCGCCTCATAGTCCACCGCGCCGAGCCGCGCGATGGCCTCGACCGCGGACAGGCCCATCTGCCTGCGAATCTCCGGATCGCTCGCGTACAACTCGGGCAGTTCGTTCTGCGGGTTGAAACCGTCGATCGGCTCCATCAGGTAGAAGACCGCGCCGAGCATCGATTCGTCGAGGCAGGCCGCGATCACCCGGGGCGCGCGCACCTCGGTGGCGCCCAGCGCGCCGAGCAGCCGGGCCTCGCGCCGGATCACGTCGTTGCTCTTGGCCCGCAGATGCTTCGGCCCGCGCCGCAGCACGTACGTCCGGCCGCCGCGGGTGAAGCGGAGCATGATGTTCTGCGTGCCACCGCCCAGCGCTGTCACGTCCTGGAATTCACCGGCAGGCAGATCCTGCTCATCCATCCACTTTCCGACGACGGCGAAGTCGACGACCGCGGGGTCCACATCGGCCGGTTGCGCAACAGACATGCCCCACATTCTGCACCATCGGGCCAGGCAAACTGACGGCGGACGACAACAGTTTGCTCCGACCCGCGCGGCGTAGGGTTTCGAGAACCATGCACACGCTGTTGATCGACAATTACGACTCGTTCACCTACAACCTGTATCAGCTGATCAGCGAGGTGAACGGCGTCGAGCCGACAGTCGTGCGCAATGACGAGGCACACACGGTCGCCGAACTCGATCTGGGACGCTTCGACAACGTGGTCGTCTCACCAGGACCGGGGCGGCCGGACGTACGGCGCGACGTGGGAATCTCCGCGGCGGTGATCCGGGAGACCGACCTACCCCTGCTCGGTGTGTGCCTCGGTCATCAGGGCATCGTGGTGGCGGCGGGTGGCGTGGTCGCCGAGGCTCCCGCCGCCAGACACGGGTACCTCGATCGGATCGAGCACGACGACCGCGATCTGTTCGACGGAATCCCGCAGGGCTTCACCGCCGTGCGCTACCACTCGCTGTGCGCGCTGCGGCCGCTGCCGGACGACCTGGAGGTCACCGCCGTGGCCGCCGACGGCGTCGTCATGGGCGTGCGGCACCGCACCCGACCGCAGTGGGGGGTGCAGTTCCATCCGGAATCGATCGCCAGCGAGTTCGGCGCGGCCCTGCTCCGCAACTTCGCGAAACTCACTGCGACGCATCGGGTTCGGCCGGTCTCCACCGGCGCACGCGGATCGGTCGACGCGGAGCGCGAGATCGCGCCGGAGTCGGCGGCGGTGGGCGCCCCGCACCCCGCGCCACACGCCCCATTCGAGGCACGCGTTCCGCTGGCACCGGCGCAGTTCCCGGCCGCCGCGGTCGGTTTCGAGCGCCCCCGCGAAACACCCGCCGCACGAATGGATTCGGCTCGGGCCGAACGTCAACCACAGCGGACCTTGCGGCTCCAACAGGATGTGATCGAGCGGGCTATCGACACCGAGAGCGCTTTCGTGCGGCTGTACAGCAACTCTCCCACGGCGTTCTGGCTGGACAGCGAGCACGTGGAACCCGGGATGGATCGGTTCTCCTTCCTGGGCGACGCGAGCGGTCCGCTGGCGGAAGTGCTGCGCTACCGCGTGGGCGACGGCGAGGTGACCGTGGAATCGTCCGACGGGCATCGGCGCACCGTTTCCGGCGGAATCCTCGACTTCCTCGCCGCCGAGCTGCGGACGCGTCGGGTCGAACTGCCCGATCTGCCCTTCGATTTCGTCGGCGGATACGTCGGCTACCTCGGCTACGAGGTCAAAGCCGACTGCGGCGGCAACGCGGTTCATCGCGCGCCGACCCCGGACGCGCAGTGGATCTTCGCCGACCGGCTGGTGGTGGTCGACCACGTGGGCGGTCGAACGCATCTGCTCGCCCTGCACGACACACCGGAGACGGCCCGGTCCGGCGCGGACTGGCTGCGCGACACCCGCGAGACCTTGGAAACCCTTCCGACCTGGTCGAATCCACCAGCACTCGAGCTGCCGCCGGACGGCGACGCGGCCGCACCGCTGCTCACCCGCGGCCGGGAGCGCTATCTCGCCGATATCGCGGTCTGCCAGGAGCGACTGCACGCGGGCGAGTCCTACGAGATCTGCCTCACCGACAGCGCGACGATTCCCGCCGCCGCAGCCGACGGTCTGGACTTCTATCGCACACTGCGCCGCTGCAACCCGGCGCCCTATGCCGCCTACCTGCGCTTCGACGACCTCGACATCGCCTGCTCGTCACCGGAGCGCTTCCTGAAGATCAATCGTCACCGCGTGGTGGAGAGCAAGCCGATCAAGGGCACCGCGCCGCGCGGCGCAACGGCCGAGCAGGACGAGCACCTGCGGCGCGAGCTGGCCGACAGCCCGAAGACCAGGGCGGAGAACCTGATGATCGTCGACCTGCTGCGCAACGACCTCGGCCGGGTCTGCGAGATCGGCAGCGTGTACGTGCCGAAGCTGATGGCCACCGAGCAGTACGCGACCGTGCATCAGCTGGTGTCGACCGTGCGTGGAAGGTTGCGGTCGGGAGTCGGCGTCGTCGATTGTCTGCGCGCGTGCTTTCCCGGCGGGTCGATGACCGGCGCACCGAAGCTGCGCACCCTGGAAATCATCGACGAACTGGAAACCGAAGCGCGCGGGGTCTACTCGGGCACCATCGGCTTCCTCGGGCTCGGCGGCACCGCGGACCTGAACATCGTGATCCGCACCGCCGTCCGCTACGACGGCCGCTGGCGGATCGGGGCGGGCGGCGCCATCGTGCTGGACTCGGACCCGGCGGACGAGTACCGCGAGGTGCTGCTCAAGGCGGCCGCCACCGTGCGCGCCGCCGCCGACCACGCGCACCGCTGAGATTTCTAGGTGCGCCGCTTGCTCGACCTCCGCCGCGGCGGCTCGGCCGCCGGTTGCTCCGGTGCGCTCAGGCCGGTCAGCTTGCCCAGCAACGAGACGCCCGGCAACTTCGCCAACTTTCCGAGCACGTCTTCGCCGAGCGAGATCATCGCCTCCAGCCTGGGCAGCAAGCGGTCATAGGCCGCGAAAGCCGGGTCGGCCAGGGCCAGGGTGCGGTCGAGGCGATCGATCGTGGAGTTCAGTCGCTCGATCGCGATCGAGAGGCGCTCGATCAGGTCGGGCAGCTGCGCGGCCAGCTGGGCCGACGCGGGCGGCAGCCGCACCGCCGCGTCGAACGCCGATGTCGCGGTCAGCTGGGCGGCTTCCAGCGCCTGACCCGCCGCCGTCTGAGCCGCTTCGACCGCGGCCTGCGCGGCGCTCAGGACGTCGGCGGGGCCTGGCACGCGCCCGCCGGGCAGCCTCGGGGTCGACGGCTTACGACCCGGGCGTTTCGGGTTCGTCATGAGAACACTGTGCCGTACCAGACGGTGCACGGGTGGTATTGCCCGAACCTGCCGCTCTGTGTCAGACCCAGGCTCGCACGACCGATTGTCACCATCAGCGGCCTGCTTTCCCGCCCCGCCGAGTGAGATCCCCTCGCGCGTTCGGCGTGTCGGAGGGCCGTGGCATAGTTCGAGCACCATGAAAGTCAGCAAAGGCGCGAACGCAGCGGTACCGACATCCCTTCTAGCCGTGGTCGTTTCATGGCGATCGGAGCATGCGGTGGACGCGCACGCCTTGCTGCTGGACGCGTCGGGCACGGTTCGCTCGGACCGGGATCTGGTGTTCTACAACGCGCCGCGACACGTCTCCCAGGCGGTCACACTCGATCAGGAACCGGCGCCGCGAACCGCACGGCTGAGCGTCTCACTGCCGCGGACCGAAGCGGACGTCGATCGCATCGTCGTCTCCGGCTCGGTGGACGAGGGAACTTTCGGCGATATTCACGGGTTGACCGTCGCCGTACACGCCGTCGACGGGGCCGTCGTGACGTTCGACATCGAGGACGTGGACGCGGTGTCCGCACTGATGTTCGGCGAGTTCTACCGCCGCGAGGGGCAGTGGCGGTTCCGGGCCGTCGGCCAGGGATGGTCCAGCGGCCTCGCGGGCCTGGTCGCCGAGTTCGGCGTTCGAGTCAACGCTCCGTCCGAGCCCGCCCGCACCACGCACCCTACCAACCCATTCCGTGTGCACCGGCCTACCTCCACTGCGCAGGAACGGCTTTCGACGCGACACGCCGCCGGGACGCCGCTCGAGCCGACACCCGCCGGAGTGGCCGATCGGCACGATCCCGCTCCGGCCCGGCATCTTGCGCACGGATCGTTCCCCGCGGGCCCGCCGCACGGGAACAGAGAATCCGTCACGGCACCACTCGAGCGACCGGATGGGTCGAGCGGCGTCTCGGAAGATACTCCGGTGCTACGGGTCGCCGAGGAGCACAGCGATGCCACCCCGGGACACGGCGAACGGGCCGGAACACGCGCCCGGCCGACGCAGCCGGACTACAGCGAATCCGCGGGGCAGCGCACCGACCTGCTCGACCGCGCGGAGACCTCGGCCATGCCCCGCACGCACACCGGCCGTCCGGTCGATCTGAACCGGTACACGACGGAAACCGCACCGCCTGCTCCCCCGAATCCCGAACACGCCGACTGGCATCCGGATCCGGACAACCCGCAGCGTATGCGCTGGTGGGACGGTACAGCATGGACCGAGGACGCCTACCTGCCACCGCCACCCGACGGTCGGCACTGCGCACGCTGCGGCAACGCACTGCGCCGCAAGCTGTTCGGCGGTCTCGCGCCCTGCGGGCGGTGCGAGCCGGAGATCGAGGAGTACCTCACACATTGGCACGCCCGAGCCTGGCGGGTCCTCACCACGCACGGTCCGCGCGGCCCCGAATGGGCGGCGCTCTGGGCGTCGTTGCGCTATCAGCGCATCGACGCCGGCGCGGGTCGCGTCGCGCTGCGCGATCTGGCGCAAAGCTATGTGGAGCGACTGGTCACCTTCGCCTTCGCCGACGGCGAGGTCAGGGAAGCGGAGCTGGAACTGTTCGAGCACGCGGTCAGCGAACTCGCGCTCGGCGGCCCGCTGATCGAGGACCTGCGCCGGCGAATGCACCGCGGCAACACGCTGCACCGGCTGCGCGCCGGCGATCTGCCGGTGGTTCGCACGCCGGGCCTGCACCTGGACCCCGAGGAGATGGTGCACGTGGATCTGCCCGCGACGCACGTGCGTCAGCTGGCCCGGGGCCCGAAGCTCACCGAAGGCAGGCTGATCGGCAGCAACAAGAAGCTGCGCTTCGTCGGCGACGGCACGGGCACCGAAATGCCGTGGTCGCGCGTCGTCTCCGTGCACGCGGAGCAAGGCGCGGTGGTGATCGCGGCCACTTCCGCGCGCGGCGGCGCGACGTTCGCCGTCGCCGATCCGGACTACGTGGCCGCCGCGCTGGAAGGCGCCCTACGCGTGTCCAAGCGGCTGGTGCTCACCCCGGGGCAGCGCGACACCCGCAGCATCCCGCAGGAGGTGAAGGCGCAGGTGTGGCAGCGCGACGGCGGCAAGTGCGTCGAATGCGGCGACGGGCACTACCTGGAGTTCGACCACATCATCCCGCTCAGCCGCGGCGGCGCGACCAGCGCCGCCAACCTCCAGATCCTGTGC carries:
- a CDS encoding TerD family protein; translation: MKVSKGANAAVPTSLLAVVVSWRSEHAVDAHALLLDASGTVRSDRDLVFYNAPRHVSQAVTLDQEPAPRTARLSVSLPRTEADVDRIVVSGSVDEGTFGDIHGLTVAVHAVDGAVVTFDIEDVDAVSALMFGEFYRREGQWRFRAVGQGWSSGLAGLVAEFGVRVNAPSEPARTTHPTNPFRVHRPTSTAQERLSTRHAAGTPLEPTPAGVADRHDPAPARHLAHGSFPAGPPHGNRESVTAPLERPDGSSGVSEDTPVLRVAEEHSDATPGHGERAGTRARPTQPDYSESAGQRTDLLDRAETSAMPRTHTGRPVDLNRYTTETAPPAPPNPEHADWHPDPDNPQRMRWWDGTAWTEDAYLPPPPDGRHCARCGNALRRKLFGGLAPCGRCEPEIEEYLTHWHARAWRVLTTHGPRGPEWAALWASLRYQRIDAGAGRVALRDLAQSYVERLVTFAFADGEVREAELELFEHAVSELALGGPLIEDLRRRMHRGNTLHRLRAGDLPVVRTPGLHLDPEEMVHVDLPATHVRQLARGPKLTEGRLIGSNKKLRFVGDGTGTEMPWSRVVSVHAEQGAVVIAATSARGGATFAVADPDYVAAALEGALRVSKRLVLTPGQRDTRSIPQEVKAQVWQRDGGKCVECGDGHYLEFDHIIPLSRGGATSAANLQILCRSCNRAKGARI
- a CDS encoding phosphotransferase family protein — translated: MWGMSVAQPADVDPAVVDFAVVGKWMDEQDLPAGEFQDVTALGGGTQNIMLRFTRGGRTYVLRRGPKHLRAKSNDVIRREARLLGALGATEVRAPRVIAACLDESMLGAVFYLMEPIDGFNPQNELPELYASDPEIRRQMGLSAVEAIARLGAVDYEALGLTDYGKPEGFLERQVARWLGELESYSANEGYPGPEIPGVESVGEWLDRNRPAQWTPGILHGDCHLANMMFSFDGPQVAAMVDWEMSTIGDPLLDLGWQIATRPEPGTTIAALVGKLGAVGGLPTPEEMIAHYGQFSDRDLRAMPWYTVLACFKLGIVLEGTHARAFAGKAPKQVGDFLHAITLELFERAHRLME
- the pabB gene encoding aminodeoxychorismate synthase component I, producing the protein MHTLLIDNYDSFTYNLYQLISEVNGVEPTVVRNDEAHTVAELDLGRFDNVVVSPGPGRPDVRRDVGISAAVIRETDLPLLGVCLGHQGIVVAAGGVVAEAPAARHGYLDRIEHDDRDLFDGIPQGFTAVRYHSLCALRPLPDDLEVTAVAADGVVMGVRHRTRPQWGVQFHPESIASEFGAALLRNFAKLTATHRVRPVSTGARGSVDAEREIAPESAAVGAPHPAPHAPFEARVPLAPAQFPAAAVGFERPRETPAARMDSARAERQPQRTLRLQQDVIERAIDTESAFVRLYSNSPTAFWLDSEHVEPGMDRFSFLGDASGPLAEVLRYRVGDGEVTVESSDGHRRTVSGGILDFLAAELRTRRVELPDLPFDFVGGYVGYLGYEVKADCGGNAVHRAPTPDAQWIFADRLVVVDHVGGRTHLLALHDTPETARSGADWLRDTRETLETLPTWSNPPALELPPDGDAAAPLLTRGRERYLADIAVCQERLHAGESYEICLTDSATIPAAAADGLDFYRTLRRCNPAPYAAYLRFDDLDIACSSPERFLKINRHRVVESKPIKGTAPRGATAEQDEHLRRELADSPKTRAENLMIVDLLRNDLGRVCEIGSVYVPKLMATEQYATVHQLVSTVRGRLRSGVGVVDCLRACFPGGSMTGAPKLRTLEIIDELETEARGVYSGTIGFLGLGGTADLNIVIRTAVRYDGRWRIGAGGAIVLDSDPADEYREVLLKAAATVRAAADHAHR